In Bos indicus isolate NIAB-ARS_2022 breed Sahiwal x Tharparkar chromosome 19, NIAB-ARS_B.indTharparkar_mat_pri_1.0, whole genome shotgun sequence, the following proteins share a genomic window:
- the DYNLL2 gene encoding dynein light chain 2, cytoplasmic has product MSDRKAVIKNADMSEDMQQDAVDCATQAMEKYNIEKDIAAYIKKEFDKKYNPTWHCIVGRNFGSYVTHETKHFIYFYLGQVAILLFKSG; this is encoded by the exons ATGTCTGACcggaaggcagtgatcaagaatgCAGACATGTCTGAGGACATGCAACAAGATGCTGTTGACTGTGCCACGCAGGCTATGGAGAAGTACAACATAGAGAAGGACATTGCTGCCTACATCAAGAAG gAATTTGACAAGAAATATAACCCTACCTGGCACTGTATCGTGGGCCGAAATTTTGGCAGCTACGTTACACATGAGACAAAGCACTTCATCTATTTTTACTTGGGTCAAGTTGCAATCCTCCTCTTCAAGTCAGGCTAG